Sequence from the Christiangramia fulva genome:
TGGTACTACTGTTTTTTAAAAAGATTATTACCTATGAAAGCGGCTCTCTAGTTGTGATAGGAGCTTCTACAGGAAGCCTGGTATCTCAATTGTTCAAAATTCTTTTTCAGGGAATTGAACAACGTGATATGATTATGCCACTATTTCTGGCGGTCTTCACCTTTATCATCTATGTGGTGATGTTCATGGTTGATTTCATAACCGGCCTGAGAGCGGCAAGACATGAGGCTAGAAAAAACCAAAAGAAAGACTATATAGAATCCTCTAAACTGTGGAGAAGCTTCTGGAAATTCTTTGGCGTGGTGAATATTCTTTTCATTCTCACAGGTTTCTGTTTGATGATCGCAATTCTGGACAGGGAGTGGATATATAATATTTTTTTGATGTCTATCCCTTCTGTAATGCTCATGGTAATATTATTTGAATTTCACTCCATAGGTGAAAATTATAAACGCAGGTATGGCTATAAACCTTCTTACTATCAGTTTTTTGATAAGCTCACTCAAACTGTGGAGAACGGAATCATGAAAAGGATTGGGAATTGGTTTTCGGATAATGATAAAAGACAACCGGCAGGTAACGGAATTAAGCCTGATCGAGAGGAAGAAGATCTTCCTGATTAATAACAAATAAAGCCCCCCGTAAAATGAAGAAAAAAATGGAACCATCAGATCTATTAGTGGACTTTGTTGCGGAGTATGAGCAAAAACATGACGGCAGCAGAGAAATGATTGGCTTGCAACCAAAACCAGATGCAGTGGGAAACTGGACCGAAGGTTTTGGGCATGCTATGATTGATGAGTACGGGGATTTTAGAACCGTTAGAGATTATCCAACACTGGAATCAATATTGCCATTCTCACAGGTGCATACCGATGAGGAAGCCTGGGCATTGCTTAAATGGGATTTAAGAAATAAAGCTGCCGGTGCAAATATGAGATTACGAGTAGAGCTGCCACAAAATAAGTTTGATGCGATCCTGAGTCATTCCTTTAATTGCGGCTATTCTCAAAAACTGTATCACCTGGTTAATACCAAGGCACCAGACAGGCTAATTAAAGAGTGGTTTACCAAGCATTATGTCACCGCTAATGGGATAAAATTGCAAGGCTTAGTCTTACGCCGCCATGATGAGTGGGAAATATTCAGCCAGGGGGAATATAAAAGAGATTACAAAATTTCAGCCTAATGCAATTCGATTCTGTATGCCTGGAAGATTTTACCGCTACGATAATAGCTTTTATGGATATGCAGGATGCAGAAAAGAATAAAATTAATTTGGAATATGGAGAAACCTATCAAAACTAAACCGATATTCTTTTCCTATTGCTTTGCAGAATTACAAAAAATAGCTGTTGATCATGGCTATAATTTACTTATTCATGGAAGTTTAAACCGAGATCTTGACCTGGTATGTGTAGCATGGACCGATAACCCTAAATGCAGAATTGAGTTACTGGATGCTTTTTCTGACTATTTGGGATGTCTACATAATAGAAGTAGCTTAGGGTATATGAAAAGCTATAACCATTCTGTTTTACCAGGCGGAAGGGATTCTCATATTATTTATCTGAATTATGGATTTGATCAATTAGGAAAACATACTGAAGATCAGTGGTATTTAGATATTTCATTCACACCTCAAATTAAAAATTATGGCACCAACTAATTTCTACAATGAACCTTTAAAAATTAATTACAAACCAACCTTAAAAGACAGGTATGATTTTTTAATAATGGATTTCAAGTATTGGTTAGCCAATAAACTTGAATCAATAGCCTCTAAATTAAGATGATCACTTGGAAGAAAATATCATTCTATTGCTTTGCTATTATAGCAATGCTCATTATCCTGCTTACATGGAAAGGTTGCGGACGGGAAAAACAGATCATTACCGTAAAGGTCCCGGTAGTTCAGGGAGAATTCAACTGGCAGGAATCAACGCTTATCCCTAATAAAGAACCTGCAAAAGTGGTTTATCTGCAAGGTAGGCCCTTCCCGGTTGAAAATCCGGTGAATGATTCCCTGTTGGCTATCTACAACCAGACAAAAGATAGCCTGAAACGTGCCCGGATGTATATCGATGCTATCCAGATCCGGGAATATAAAAACCACTTTGAAGATGAGTATTTAAAAGCAGATGTATTTAGCAAAGTGCAGGGTTACTCTAAAGGTGTTCGGCTAGAATATGAAATCAAGGAACGGAAGATCACTCAGGAAATAGAAAGCACCCGGTTACGATTGTTATTCGGTGGTAAAATTGGAGTGAACCAGGATCTTGATTCATTCATCTGGGAGGTCGATGCAGCCGCGCAAAATGCAAAAGGAAATATCATTGAGGCGTCCTATCTTCGACTCAATAAACAGAACTATGGTTTGATAGGCGGCAAGTTTTCGATATTCAATATTAAATAAGGCCTATTACTTATAAAGTTCAATTATAAGGTTACTTATTGGCCTTAATAAACTTCACCAGCTCTTCTTTATTTGGAAACTCAATGATCGATTTGGATTTGATCCCTTTTCGTTCACAATAACTCTTGATCCCGGAATAATTTCCGGTGTATGGAGTTTCACCAC
This genomic interval carries:
- a CDS encoding lysozyme, whose product is MEPSDLLVDFVAEYEQKHDGSREMIGLQPKPDAVGNWTEGFGHAMIDEYGDFRTVRDYPTLESILPFSQVHTDEEAWALLKWDLRNKAAGANMRLRVELPQNKFDAILSHSFNCGYSQKLYHLVNTKAPDRLIKEWFTKHYVTANGIKLQGLVLRRHDEWEIFSQGEYKRDYKISA
- a CDS encoding phage holin family protein codes for the protein MIHNSQIPSVVLLFFKKIITYESGSLVVIGASTGSLVSQLFKILFQGIEQRDMIMPLFLAVFTFIIYVVMFMVDFITGLRAARHEARKNQKKDYIESSKLWRSFWKFFGVVNILFILTGFCLMIAILDREWIYNIFLMSIPSVMLMVILFEFHSIGENYKRRYGYKPSYYQFFDKLTQTVENGIMKRIGNWFSDNDKRQPAGNGIKPDREEEDLPD